GCGGCGAGGCCATGCCCGCCGACCAGAAACTCCGCGAGGCCATGTACCGCCACATCCGGGTGGTCGCGGACAACATGGACAGCGCCACCGTGTTCTTCCACGAGTGGAAACACCTGTCCCCCGAGGCGTACGCCCGCGTGACCGGCTGGCGCGACACCATCGACGCCTTCTACCGCGAACTGATCACGCAGGGCGTGCAGGAAGGCACCCTGCGCGCCGACCTGGACATCAAGATGACCGCGTACCTCGTGCTGTCCGCCGTGAACTGGGCGTACACCTGGTACCGCCCCGGCGGCAGCCTCGCGCCGCGCGACGTGGCCGAACAGTTCGCGGACATGCTGCTGGGCGGCCTGCGCGCGCCCACCGGAGCGCAGCCGTGAGTCACCCCACCGTCACCGTTCCCATCCGCGAGGCGATCCGCTACGCGCAGGGCCGCGCCGAACGCCTGGGCCGCACCCAGCAGCTCGAGATCGGCACGGACCTGTTCATCCGCATCGGTCCCGGCGGCCGCAAGTTCCTGCTGTTCAGCCTGGACGACGAACCGCAGCGCAGCACCGCCGAGGCCATCGCCGCCGCCCTGGGCCTGAAGAACCCCACCTACGGCTGGCATCAGGGCGCCACCCTGCGCTCCCTGACCGTCATCGAGGAGGGCGCCCAGAACCTCCCCGAGAGCGGCCCCGCCGAAGCGGACGACGGCACGCTGTAATACGGACTCCGATTGAACGGCTTTGTAAGCCATTCAATCGGAGTCCGTGTCAGATCAGTCCATCCGTCCGGCGGGCCTGCCGCTGAACAGCCTTCCCACCAGCAGGCTTGTCACCGGAACGGCAAGCATGGCCACGCCGACACCGATCTCGCCGAATCGCAGTTGCACCAGGTAAAAGCAGGCCAGGTGGAGAACGACCAGCGCCGCGTAGATCAGGACCATTCGCATCAGAGTCTCGACTCCCTTCAGTGAGGGCTTCCCGGATCAATCGGGGTCCCAGGTACCTGCACGAGGGTCCGTGCGCTGGGCGAACACCGGTCTGCCACGCACGCAGGAGAAAGCGGGAGTGTCAGCTGAACATCTGCTGACACTCCCGCTTCTCTCTGCTCTGCCGGTGGGGTCCACCGGGCAGGGCCGTTCAGTTCTTGGCGTTGCCTTCGAAGGCGGCCTTGAACTTCTGGAGGTCCTCGGCGATCTGCTGGCTGGGTTCCTCGCCGAACAGTTTCGCCACGGCCGCGCCGAGCGGGCCGGCCGGGGGGCGGTACGAGAGGGCCACGTGCACGCGGGTGCCGCCGTTGGGGAGGCTTTCGAACTGCACGCTGCCGGCGTTGTCGACGGTCGCGCCGGGCAGGGAGTGCCAGCCGATGCGCTGGCCGGGCTTGTCGTTCACGATCTCGGCTTCCCACTCGACGTGCGTGCCCAGCGGCGCCTTGGCGACCCAGCGGCTGCGTTTCTCGTCGAGGGCGGTGACGCTCTCGAGGTGGCTCATGATCTGGGGCAGGTTGTCCAGTTTGCGCCAGAAGTCGTACACGTCCTGCGCGGGGCGGTCG
This genomic interval from Deinococcus depolymerans contains the following:
- a CDS encoding SRPBCC family protein, translating into MTNNEGGMDQTRMISGAAGGALLLMGLRKRGVLGLGMAAVGGYLAYRAATGNDPVMAAAGLSGNATAAKPIFVEHSVVIDRPAQDVYDFWRKLDNLPQIMSHLESVTALDEKRSRWVAKAPLGTHVEWEAEIVNDKPGQRIGWHSLPGATVDNAGSVQFESLPNGGTRVHVALSYRPPAGPLGAAVAKLFGEEPSQQIAEDLQKFKAAFEGNAKN
- a CDS encoding TetR/AcrR family transcriptional regulator, whose translation is MTDTAKPRREQILDSASRLFSERGYHATSMRDLAGDLGMQGGSLYAHISSKEELLIEIVNQASRQFDTALFTLRGEAMPADQKLREAMYRHIRVVADNMDSATVFFHEWKHLSPEAYARVTGWRDTIDAFYRELITQGVQEGTLRADLDIKMTAYLVLSAVNWAYTWYRPGGSLAPRDVAEQFADMLLGGLRAPTGAQP